The sequence below is a genomic window from Dermacentor andersoni chromosome 6, qqDerAnde1_hic_scaffold, whole genome shotgun sequence.
gatccatgcacactcgcccgtgaacatatcgggttctacgtaagaggggtgaactacatccattgtagctgcggaatcgcgaagcactcggcactctttcccgttcacgaggaggtctcgcatgtaaggctcgagaagcttcatgttctcgacagtgctgcataaagacaaaaacacgacttttgtttttgtttctggacactgcgccgaaaagtgacccggcttctggcacgtataacaaacgcgcgcttgcctcgtctcgaaccgctttctgcgttcgacttcggctgccgccgtctccttacgttcggtcggactgctttcacttgcatccgaactacgtgtttccccctttgctctcatgggcgtgaactttggcctctcaaacttggagcaaaattcacccttttgaccgtccttagctccgcgagcccgacgcatcacaaactcctcggctagctcagcggctcgagccaccgtactaacgtctggcctatccaagacccagtaccgcacgttctcaggtaaccgactataaaactgttctagcccgaaacactgcagaactttctcgtggtcaccaaacgctttctcttctttgagccactcctgcatgtttgacataagcctgtaggcaaactctgtatatgactcacttttgcctttctcattttcccgaaacttccgacggaacgcctccgctgacagtctgtacttttttagcagactcgatttcactttgtcgaaatcctctgcctcctctctctccaagcgagcgactacgtcggccgcctcgccgggtaacaaagtgagcaagcgctgtggccacgtttcccgagagaacccctgcttctcgcacgttcgctcaaagttaaccaggaacaaaccaatgtcctctccaagcttaaacggccgcatcaggtcagtcattttgaacgatactcgttctcctgcaccgtgtgcctgacttccattacgagcgcgttccatctctacctcgagacgcttcatttccaaagcgtgttgacggtcgcgctcttctttttctttttgttcttttcgttcgcgctcctgtttctgttctttaagttcgcgctcctgtttctctttttgctcttgaagttcgcgctcatgtctttctttttgctctttaagttcgcgctcctgtctttttgcccgctcctcaatggtctcaaggcattccgacagctcgtcatcctcagcttctaactcaagaatagcccttagcagttccggttttctgagtttgtctgagacatccagacccaactctcttgcaagctccagcaatttcggtttgcgcaacgacttcaaatccatggctgctctgaatgctgctttctctactgcctactattgtcttgccgcaaactaacccggcagcaacgacaaccacaattaccagctctgtttctgacactaacaaaagcctggcaaaactcagaagaagaaagtcccgcactcaccaaacctcgcagccaagaattcagcgcagtcgttccgctgcaggcaaccagtcatcacacagggctcgttgcactgctcccggatggtcgttgtgctgctcagcatacagtcaaccgcatatcttcgctgctggcctccgttgtcgcgatctcaccgctggcaaccagctgttggaaatcgcaccgctggcacgagttgttggaacctcagtgctgacgcccgttgttgcaaatgggtcgcaagccccaagggtagcgttggcctggcggcctggggcactggaagcatccgaaggtcccggcaaagcatgagtcgactggtaacagaacaactggtttattctaacatcgcaaaagagcgggcggtcaggtcgaccgaagtgagagacgggagagcacgtaactcaacggaagaaatcggagcctctctcctggcgtccgggggcagctgctcttatactctcggcgtcgcgggcaagaaggaaggtcacgggatgagaccacgtgacggcggagcacggacgagctgagagacatgttgagacgagtgtagtgacgcatcgccgagctggCGCCGATCaggcctcctcgcttcacacttggggagctcctctccccggctgccgcgctttgacaagcgtgggcacacccacacacacgcacacacgaagacacgtggcactgaaacacgcctggacgcgcttggcggggaggctttgcggcagctccgaacgggccaaaatgtccgccgctttgaacgaagccccggcgtccgttgcatccgcgccggctataccgcgcgtcgtaggcgaaacgtaacaggtgCAAAAACGGCATTTCTTCAGCAATTTGTCACATGTTACAACACTGACCAAAATAAGTAAAGGCTACTAAGGAGATGTAAAAAGATTTTATGACGCCCAATGTTCAAGAGGAGAGGGCCAGTACAATATGTCTTCGGCATGCTCATTCTCCCCGATTACAAGGACAAAGTACATATGCAAAGAAATGTAAAGGCAAATTCCGTGTGAAAACACAACCACACATTGAGCTATGTGAACAACATCCAATATGCTGTATGCGTATTGCACAACAGTAAATGCTCAATCATTACGGCTACACAGAACTTGCTCTCAAAAACAATCTTTGCACATTACTTTTCATGTCATGCCCACTAGAACCGGCAGTCCTAGCCTGCTCCGAAGAGAAACTCTGCAAGAGGTTTTATGGCTCGCCGGCATTTGTTCTGCAGATCTGTTCCAAGCAGGCGAGGGCATTCAGGCAGTTGACCTTAATGTTTTCCACACGTCGGCATACTTCGATCATGCGGTAAATATGTAGGATATTGTTTCCCTGGTGTGGCAGACGCGGTGGTCAGTGTTTCCTTCATGCAGAATATTAAGAAGGTATTCGCGACTGTAGGCTAAACAGAAGACCAATATTCGATAGAGCAGAGTGTTTCGTGGCATCGCCGTAGCGAAAATACGTGACGGCAATGCAAACCAGGGCATAATATATCGAGGCACGCTTGCCGACTGCTGAGGTCGTTGACGTGGCATTTCGCAGAAGTGGCGCAACTCAGAAACCAAAGGTGCTCATATTACAGCGAGCAAAGTACGCCTCCGCCCACTTCGAAAGGGCCCCCCAAAATCAACACGCAGGCGGGACCAGGGTGTCTGTggaaacggccagggggtgatttctaCATGAAGTGAGGCCCCTTGATGCTCCTGGCAGACTAGGCAGCTCTGAACCATGTGAgtgatgtcctggtccaggccaggtcAGCAAAcgtgggaccgggccaccatcatGGTCTTTTACAAGCCAAGGTGACCCGCGTGCAACAAATGCAGGACCCAGGACCGGAGGCTTTGTGGGATCcccaccctggaaccccacagtaggcagccctgctgcaagctcagctcggcGGCCTTGTAGCTTTAagcctgctgaaccaattcctccccCCGGGACACCTCCTTCACCACCTGAGGCAGGACAGGGTCCTGGCTAGTGGCTTgtgataccgcagatctggagagtacCTCCGGGTGCGCGTGCTctagcatgaacacttcagcagctTCTGGAACaccatcaggcacctctggcaggggcaggcggctgagggcatcagcaggtcccaggtcctttcccggacggtaaaccttGTCCCGATGcaccaggacggctcccacgccgTACGGCAACGCATCTACGGTCAGGACAACAGGCTTGGCAGGCTCGTTCATGCTCCTGGAAGGATCGgtctgctccttcttccagatgCATTGCTGAcaatctcgaagcagaagatggagcggctgtagatacTCCGACAGGATCGGCAAGAAATTCCTGTAGAAATTGATGAGGCcaaggtagctctgaagctccttcttgttctggggcttaggcgccttgaggACAGCATCAGTATTGctgggagccggggctaggccagcctgggaaatgacatgtcccaagtactcaactcGGGGGGCCAACGAAATGTACTTTTGCAGCTTTAGCTTGAGACCGGTGTGCTGCAGGCGTggcaggacgttgtgcaggttctgcaggtggtccccgtcgtcacTGCTAGTAACCAGATTGTCGGCCAAGTACGCCGACAGATGCGTAATGCCCCAGAAGAGATTGTGCAtttccctctgaaatatggctggaGCTGAGGCCGTGGTAAGCGCGTGTACCTGTATAGCACAGTGTTGTCGATATTGTTAAATAGTACGGGGAGatatcctggagcaccagctgctgggaAGCATCTCTGACGTAGAGTttggtgaacttctgtccaccgggcAACGCTGACCAGACATCTTCAATCCGGGGCTcagggtacttctcgacggtagcaacgcggttgatggtaaccttgaaatccccgcagatcctgacacttcCGTCTCCCTTGAGGACTGGTACAATGGGAGTGGCCCATTCAGAAGCCTTGGCGGGCACCAGGGTGCCCTCTCACTACAGGTGTTGCAGCTCCAGGGGGACCCCGTACTTCAGGGCGAACGAAAGGGGGCTAGACTTTAAAAAAAACGTGGGCGGGCTCCCTCGGGTACATAGATGCCACCTGACGTGTCGGCAGATGTGCGCACCCCTGACTGGAACTTCAACTTGGTTAGGAGGCTGGGGTCGTCTCTCACCACATGCATCAGACTGGCTTCCTGATACTCCTGCAGGCGAATGTCCAGTGCATGAATCAAGTTTCAACCCAGAAGCGTCGGCAACGACCCCTTGCTTAAGTAAGGGGAAGGGTTGCTTTCCTgccgccaaagcgaacgctgacctgggTCTGACCCTAgtcctgggagagttgcccggagtagctgcacagcatcacgcccgaagcttCGACGGACCCACAGGGGAACATACGCTTGAACAGTTTCCCGGCAATGACTGACACGCTTGCCcatgtgtccagctccatggagaTGGGGTGCCCACAGACTCCTATGGCCAGCATGTACGGTGCCACAGACGACTAttcaaggcctgtgtgccacatgtaaAATAttggcgggtcctcggccacgatgTGGAGCCTGGCCGGGGAACAACTCCAGCCTCTCGCCGCAAGTCCCCGctgcgtacccttgcgacggcaaCCCTTGCCGTGGGCTTGCAGCAGCTGCTTGCTttccttgcttgctttgcttgcttgcttgctttgctttgcctttgctttgatttgctttgctttgcttgcttgcttgcttgcttgctgcttgctgctgctgctgctgctgctgctgctattcgACCTCCCCCCTTGGCATTACCGTGCCAGGTGTCCAGTTTTCCGGCACGCGAAGCATTGCGCTTAGAGAACTAGTACTTTGTGGGGGAGCGGGCACCACCGCAGCGGCCGCATGTACTGCCTTTGTCGAAAACTTGTTGACCATCGCTTCTGCCGACGGTGAGCCTGTCGTGCGTGCAATGCCGCCGGCGTCCTGGgtggcagcttccattgccagcgctgctttCACAGCGTCGACCAGCGAGAGGTCGaaaagctccaggagtcgcgtctgcatgacGGTGTTGTTGATGCCGTAGACCTAACGGTCCCGAAGCAGCGAGCCCAGCTGGTCCCCGAatgcgcaggcactcgctaaccctcatGGAACAGCGACGAACTGCCCACGGGTCTCTCCTTCTCGGCGGCTCCCTGTTGTTGTAGCGGAAAGGCTCCGTTAGTGGGGACAGTGCTGGGTTCAAACGCGAGCGCAGTAGGGTGAGCAGCTCACCATACTGGTGTAGCTGGATTGAGGAGGTCAAGTAGGAGACCGAAGACGCGTGTCCCACAGCTGCCCAGGAATATGTCCCGCTCTTTGGCCTTGGGTGTTCCGTTTACCGAGAAGAGCCCGTGGACTTGTTCCCCGTAAACTGGTCAGGCGGAAGCATCttcctcgaacggctcgagccatccgtacagcggcatggcggcagcaacgagaggcggtgtttcgccgctcgcgccAACGTGGGACGGTCgctgggtactcgtcgccagtgtcacgatccccccgggttcgtgaacgatgGACGGCTCGAGGCACCCTTCGTTGGAGAGAGGCTCCGCAGAGTGCttgtgatgaacgatgactgaccgccgagcagctgcgGTCGGCTCTGTTTATTGCTGCGGTGACCAATGTTCCCCACCGATCCTGGCAGCCCACCGAGCCTAGCGGGCCAACGAAAGTTACGCCTGAGGGGGCGTAACATGCTTGTTACAACCACATGTATGTGTGCTATTATAGCCCGCTGACACGAATTGCGAGAAAGCATTTCATCAGAGAGCTACCGCCAACGACACAAAGCAGCGATCGGAACCGAGTCCTGACACTCAGCTTGCCGATCAAATTTGTCCCTCGTTTTAAAGAATGGTTCGCGCCCTGAATTTTATAACTTTAATTCGCACACTCGAAGCAAGATTGcaacaaaacagagcagccagagTTGTCATAAATTGCGTGCATAGAGGTTCATTATCGGCTACGACGAACAGCACTAGCACCATAGCTTCGGTACTTCACATGATACTTTTACGGAAGCAGCAAATGCTTACGTGCTCACCTGAAGATCACGTCCCCATTCCCAAACTATCGGAAGGGAACGCCAGTACGCTACAGCCGAATACTGTGGACAAGCCTGAAAATAGGGCAAGAATAACATCTGTACGAGcacgaagaaaaaagaattacCGTGAACAGCGCCCGATGGACGGAGCCATGCTCATTAATATGAAGCAGCCGCTAGATTTGCTGTTGAAAAACACGTAAAACTGTTTTTACTTTCTATTATATGACGGAATGCTTCAATGTGTACAGTGTTGTTGACGGCCACTAATTGCTTCTTAGGACGTCCTAGGAGAAAGTTGAAGCGCTCGTTGCAACTGGAGAAGCTTACAGTAGGCTTAGTCTGCTATAGCCAAACTGCTAAAGAAAGACACTGGTAGAATATGGAATTATCTTACCTACAGTGTTCGCCCATCAGTTCGTTTCCGCCACCATCCTAATTGTTGTATCACCTTCTTTACTAGCGAACTTACATTTAACTCCTAATTCAAAATTTGAAACTTCGTTAATATTGTGCTCTTATTACTCAAGAAATTAGCACACAAACATTAGTGCCTCTTGGCGCAACAGAACTTTAAACCAACCAGCACGGCTGCCGATGGCCACACGGTTTAAAGATGAGGGGGAACAAAGTAGTCCAGGGACGATAGCGTTGAACATCCCGTATCTGTTTTATTATAGCGCGCTGGCACGATATTGTTGTGAGAAAGCATTCCCTGAGAGATACCCTCTCTGTGTAGATCCACGACAAAACGTTTCAATTATTACTTGTAGGCTTGGCATTATTTGTCTGACAGTTCTTGTGAAATCCGTAAAAAAGAAGCTCAGCAAAATAGGAACAGATTATAGGCACTAGACTGAGTCATTAAAATGCAAATATATTTGGGACAGTGAGACAGTAGCATCTAGGTAAATTGTTCCCACAAACATCTGAGTCGCATTTCCGGATCTGAGTCACATTGCGCATGCACGCAAGATCGTGTCTGCTCGCACACGCATTCGCAGACGGTGCGGCACGGCTTGTACGCGTCGTAACGCGGCGCGATCTCGGTGAACAATGCGGAATCGGTTATCCCGCGTTTGGGCTGCCTCGCGTGGGTGGTTTGGCTACGCAGCTGTGAAGCGATGCATTAAACTTTCAGTGAaacagatttatatcatgcaagaaatgGCATCTTCTTTCCTTATTCTGCTGATCTAAGAGCTATTAAAACATAACAATTACGTTCATAGATATCAAAGCATATTGAAACGCTTTCAATAACAAACTACGAAGTGGCGTCTACCTAAGCGTCTATAAATGAGCCCAGTGAGTGTGCACTATAGTGCGTCTTTGTGGGTGGAAACTGCCATTTCCCGTGAGGCTGCCATTTTACGGGTAGGGAGACTGCAGCAGATAAGTAAGCTGTTGTAACTGACATCTGTGGCCTGTTTCCGCTGACGATGGAAGTCAGCCAATAATAAGAAACACGTTTCGCGTGTGAAGTGTTGCGCCATGAGTTTTCCTGTACATTCACTTGCGCACACGACGTTCCGAATTAACGCTAGTGCGACAGAGCGAACTGGCGAACGGAGACATGGAAAAGGCAGTGCTCGGATCGCCACAGCAAAACATTGACTGCAGCTTCCAAAATGGTGAGTCCTCAGAGCATCCGGACCCCGTGCTGTTCGCCGCATAGGCAAAGCGGAAGATCGGCTTGAGTGGCTACCACATGGGACCACTTAACCCGAAAGAACTGCTTCTCTACCTTGACGTCCTGAAACTAGAGGCCAGTGCATTAAGTGAACCAAACCTCACCACCTTGAACACCCTCATCATAGCCCACCTTGAACGATTCCCTTTCCAGGGGATAGACACTTTCGTCGGTCATCAGCCGCCGCTGGATGATGACTCAGTATTCCGCAAAGTGATTGAGCAACGCCGTGGTGGCTACTGCGTGGAGCTCAATAACATCTTCGGCAGGCTCTTACTCACACTGGGCCTCAAGTTCCACATTCGGGCTGCCAGGGTCCGCTGGGGTCGTCCGCTGGAAACGCCACTGACACCTCTAGGACACATGCTCTTCTGCGTCGACCTGGGCGAAGAAGGAGAGTACTTCGCAGATGTGGGCTTTGGCGGGCCGAACCCGTTCAAAGCGCAGCCTGTAGAAGGCGAGGCTGAGCCTTACCGTGTGCGCAGACTCGATGAAGAAGGGAACATCGAGGTGGCCATCAAGTCGACCGGACGCGATGTCGCATCGGCGAGTTGGCGTCCTTTGTACCACGTGTTTGCTCGACCGCAAAAGTGGATCGACTTCGTCCCAACGTACTGGTTATCGTTGTTCCGTAACGTGCTCATGGTGGGGCGCTTCGTTAACGATTCGTGGCTGACGCTGGTGGATGGTCGCTTCTGTCGCCGCTCTACCATCGGGCAAGTGGAGCAGCGTCACGTCACGGAGGTGGAAGAAGTTCTTCGCCTCTTCGACATCGAGTTTGCTTTAAAGCTGAATCCCGACATTAACCTCGACGTCCTCAGGTACCGCATTAAGAGCGTTATTTAGAAATTCAGCTCTGTAGAAAGAGATAAATTGCGAACAGAATGTTCTGTTTCCCCTTCAAACCGACTTGTGTAACACTAAGGAAATAAAGGCTTCTTTATATATGTAAAATTTGCACGACAATGCACACGATATACAAATTGCGGGAGTAGTCCTTTACAGTTTACATAGATAGGCGTTAAAGCCTCACTGCACTAGTCGTTTAGATGTCCGCCAGAGATCGTCGCTGAAATCCCAAATTGCTTTGCACTATGTTTAAAAAACAATGACAAAATATTACATCGATGCAGCGTAAAAGAAATATACCCTGCCTTTGTACACGTCacaaccacgatctcattatgagacacgctgtagtgggaactcgggattaattttcagCATTTGGGCTCCTGCCGCTTTTAAATAATTGAACCTTACGGGCGTTTTATTATTTCCCtcacatcgaaatgcgaccgccacacCTGGGATTGAACGCGCCACCTCGTGCGCAGCAGTGCAACACGATTTCCATAAGCTTTGATACCAGTGTTGGCATTTTGCTATGCTTTCTACATAGATACTCCCTTTTGGAAGCCAACTCTATGCCGGCGTTCCGAAGTGTCATTACAGATCACCAATTGCTATTGTCACCCATGAGGATAACCAGGTAAAATGGAAATGCAAATGATAATGCAGTTATATATTCAAGTGGCACAAATCAATTACCCTTTCATCCCAGATGGGTCCGTAAATTGCATTTATTTCGATGAATATATCTTAATTTCTAAGCGACTTCCGGTGAAATTAGCATGTGAACCCATTTTCAAACGCTTTTCCATTAACCTGCAAAACATTGCGATGCATAGAGTCACTTGAAAGGCACCTTCAGATGTAACTGTCTAAATTGTCTGCGATTCAAGAGGGTATAGTAAAAGATGAACTTGCTGAAGATTGCGCAACATGTACAGATTCCCTCTGAGGTATAACACTAATGAATACTTTGCCCTTTCACTGATTACTTTCTTCAATTTCGCCTTGCTATTTCAAACAAAGCAAGGACCTATAAGTCGTTCTTG
It includes:
- the LOC129382559 gene encoding arylamine N-acetyltransferase / N-hydroxyarylamine O-acetyltransferase-like, whose translation is MGPLNPKELLLYLDVLKLEASALSEPNLTTLNTLIIAHLERFPFQGIDTFVGHQPPLDDDSVFRKVIEQRRGGYCVELNNIFGRLLLTLGLKFHIRAARVRWGRPLETPLTPLGHMLFCVDLGEEGEYFADVGFGGPNPFKAQPVEGEAEPYRVRRLDEEGNIEVAIKSTGRDVASASWRPLYHVFARPQKWIDFVPTYWLSLFRNVLMVGRFVNDSWLTLVDGRFCRRSTIGQVEQRHVTEVEEVLRLFDIEFALKLNPDINLDVLRYRIKSVI